A part of Vespertiliibacter pulmonis genomic DNA contains:
- a CDS encoding penicillin-binding protein 1A: MKIVKIILSTLLSLIIVAAVALGGGYFYLKQDLPDVATLKDVDLQKPMQIFTSDGKLIGEVGEERRIPVKLADVPPLLIDAILATEDARFYEHNGVDLKGIVRAAWRSAQGSTQGASTITQQLARNFFLSPERKLERKLKEAILALEIEKKLNKDEILELYLNKIYLGYRSYGIAAAAKTYFGKKLDELNLSEIAIIAGLPKAPSTMNPIFSVKRAEKRRNVVLGRMLDVGKITKDQYEQAKTEPVISKFHGTSIEFRADYVTEMIRQEMVKRYGEEAAYTKGFQVYATVVSNDQKQAQEALRNNLIQYDRRHGWRGADLLWKSGSDPWDEEKIIEHLSKLPNSEPFIGAAVMRVSKDKATILLADGNTAELKLAGMKWARKFINDSAQGKLPSSVKDVLNVGEQIWVRQDKKGNWELGQIPDVNSALVSLNSDNGAIEAMVGGFSFEQSRFNRATQSLVQVGSSIKPFIYTAALNKGLSLATIISDEKLTITKRGQKPWTPKNSPNIYEGPLRLRVGLGKSKNVMMVRAVQMAGIDYVAEYLQRFGFNRAQYQATEALALGAASFTPLEMARGYAVFDNGGYLIEPYLIDRILDSNGNELFKANPTQACLKCDDIPVIYPEPKYFDFVKIDPTDFLKKAPAPAVETADKEEDDNEVIPELEIGSKKTEAPSLMATSTEQTREVRYAPRVISGELAFLMRSALNSAIYGEPNQVWRGTSARIANEIKRSDIGGKTGTTNNAKITWYAGFGANIVTTVYVGFDDNKRDLGRGEAGAQTALPAWTNYMKNALKGVEERKSHRPPNIIEVKIDATSGFLGNSFNEYFIKGTEPTKKFIVERAYSETLNKPHEALQQRMGLPPPGVIQIQGKELF, translated from the coding sequence ATGAAGATCGTAAAAATTATATTAAGTACTTTACTCAGCCTTATTATTGTGGCTGCTGTTGCATTAGGTGGTGGGTACTTTTATTTAAAGCAAGATTTACCAGATGTTGCTACATTGAAAGATGTAGATTTACAAAAGCCAATGCAGATTTTTACCTCTGATGGCAAATTGATCGGTGAGGTGGGTGAAGAACGCCGTATTCCTGTGAAATTAGCTGATGTCCCGCCACTATTGATTGATGCAATTCTGGCTACTGAAGATGCTCGTTTCTATGAACATAATGGGGTAGATTTAAAAGGGATCGTTCGTGCAGCATGGCGTTCTGCACAAGGCTCAACGCAAGGTGCTAGTACGATTACTCAACAATTAGCGCGAAACTTTTTCTTATCTCCAGAGCGAAAATTAGAACGTAAATTAAAAGAGGCTATTTTGGCTTTAGAAATTGAGAAGAAGTTGAATAAAGATGAAATTTTAGAGCTTTATCTTAATAAAATTTACCTTGGCTATCGTTCTTATGGGATTGCTGCAGCTGCAAAAACATATTTTGGTAAGAAATTAGATGAATTAAATTTATCTGAAATTGCTATTATTGCAGGTTTACCAAAAGCACCTTCGACAATGAACCCGATTTTTTCTGTAAAACGGGCAGAAAAGCGACGTAACGTCGTGCTTGGTCGAATGTTAGATGTTGGTAAAATTACTAAAGATCAGTACGAGCAAGCTAAAACAGAGCCAGTTATCTCAAAATTTCATGGGACTTCTATTGAATTTAGGGCCGACTATGTAACGGAGATGATTCGTCAAGAAATGGTTAAACGTTACGGTGAAGAGGCTGCTTATACAAAAGGTTTCCAAGTCTATGCAACGGTCGTTTCTAATGATCAAAAACAAGCACAAGAAGCCCTACGTAATAATTTAATTCAGTATGATCGTCGTCATGGGTGGCGTGGTGCAGATCTGCTTTGGAAATCTGGTAGTGATCCGTGGGACGAAGAAAAAATTATTGAGCATTTGAGCAAATTACCTAATTCTGAACCCTTTATTGGAGCTGCTGTAATGCGGGTGTCAAAGGATAAAGCGACTATTTTACTTGCTGATGGAAACACAGCTGAACTGAAATTAGCAGGAATGAAATGGGCGAGAAAATTTATTAATGATTCTGCTCAAGGAAAATTACCTAGTTCTGTTAAAGATGTATTGAATGTGGGTGAACAGATATGGGTTCGCCAAGATAAAAAAGGTAATTGGGAATTAGGGCAAATTCCTGATGTAAATTCAGCCTTAGTCTCGTTAAATAGTGATAATGGTGCTATTGAAGCAATGGTTGGTGGTTTTAGTTTTGAACAAAGTCGTTTTAACCGAGCAACACAATCGCTAGTTCAAGTAGGTTCATCAATTAAACCATTTATTTATACGGCAGCGTTGAATAAAGGTCTAAGTCTTGCAACTATTATTAGTGATGAAAAATTGACGATTACGAAACGAGGGCAAAAGCCGTGGACACCAAAGAACTCACCTAATATTTATGAAGGTCCATTGCGTTTGCGTGTGGGATTAGGTAAATCTAAAAATGTAATGATGGTTCGAGCTGTCCAAATGGCTGGTATTGATTATGTTGCTGAATATTTGCAACGTTTCGGATTTAACCGAGCTCAATATCAAGCTACAGAAGCCTTGGCTCTTGGGGCAGCATCTTTTACACCATTGGAAATGGCTCGGGGCTATGCCGTATTTGATAATGGTGGCTATTTGATTGAACCTTATCTGATTGATCGTATTTTAGACAGTAATGGCAATGAATTATTTAAAGCAAATCCTACTCAGGCTTGTTTGAAATGTGATGATATTCCCGTTATTTACCCAGAGCCGAAATATTTTGATTTTGTGAAGATCGATCCTACTGATTTTTTGAAAAAAGCACCTGCGCCGGCGGTTGAAACAGCTGATAAAGAGGAAGACGACAACGAAGTTATTCCTGAATTGGAAATTGGTAGTAAAAAAACAGAGGCACCAAGTTTAATGGCAACCTCTACGGAGCAAACACGAGAAGTACGTTATGCCCCAAGAGTAATTAGTGGTGAATTAGCTTTCTTAATGCGTAGCGCATTAAATAGTGCTATTTATGGCGAACCAAACCAAGTTTGGCGAGGAACAAGTGCTAGAATTGCGAATGAGATAAAACGCTCAGATATTGGTGGGAAAACAGGCACAACGAATAATGCTAAAATAACGTGGTATGCAGGATTTGGCGCAAATATTGTTACTACCGTTTATGTCGGATTTGATGATAATAAGCGAGATCTTGGTAGAGGGGAAGCCGGGGCACAAACTGCACTGCCTGCTTGGACCAACTATATGAAAAATGCATTAAAAGGCGTAGAAGAGCGTAAAAGCCATCGTCCACCTAATATTATTGAAGTTAAAATTGATGCAACAAGCGGTTTTTTAGGCAATAGTTTTAATGAATATTTCATAAAAGGTACAGAGCCAACTAAGAAATTTATTGTTGAAAGAGCTTATTCCGAGACATTAAATAAGCCGCACGAAGCCTTGCAGCAACGTATGGGATTACCTCCACCGGGTGTAATTCAAATACAAGGTAAAGAATTATTCTAA
- the aroK gene encoding shikimate kinase AroK: protein MAEKRNIFLIGPMGAGKSTIGRQLAQMLNMDFLDSDAVIEERAGADIDWIFDLEGEAGFRKREERVINELTQSQGLVLSTGGGSVVSKDNRNALSARGIVVYLETAIDKQFERTQRDKKRPLLQTEDPYQVLVELAKVRNPLYEEIADITIQTNEQTAKVVATQIIDMMDNLQ, encoded by the coding sequence ATGGCAGAAAAACGTAATATTTTTTTAATCGGCCCAATGGGGGCTGGCAAAAGTACAATTGGTCGCCAATTAGCACAAATGCTAAATATGGATTTTTTAGATTCCGATGCAGTTATTGAGGAACGTGCTGGTGCTGATATTGATTGGATTTTTGATCTTGAAGGTGAAGCAGGTTTCCGTAAACGTGAGGAGCGTGTTATCAATGAATTAACTCAATCGCAGGGGCTTGTGCTTTCGACAGGTGGTGGTTCTGTGGTATCAAAAGATAACCGTAATGCTTTATCTGCTCGAGGGATTGTTGTTTATTTAGAAACAGCAATTGATAAACAGTTTGAGCGTACTCAGCGTGATAAGAAACGTCCATTATTACAAACTGAAGATCCTTATCAAGTATTAGTTGAATTAGCGAAAGTTCGTAATCCGTTATATGAAGAAATTGCAGATATTACGATTCAAACTAATGAGCAAACAGCTAAAGTAGTAGCAACTCAAATCATTGATATGATGGATAATTTACAATAA
- the aroB gene encoding 3-dehydroquinate synthase, translated as MVQVNVELKERRYPISIGSGLLQDPASYLPLKMGDKVMIVSNPTVAQHYLAIVEAALKMLGCQVDSVLIPDGEQYKTLDSLNMIFTALLENNHNRNSTLIALGGGVIGDLVGYAAASYQRGIRFIQVPTTLLAQVDSSVGGKTAVNHPLGKNMIGAFYQPVSVIIDTDTLKTLPKREISAGLAEVIKYGAILDIAFFEWLEQHIDKLIKGEAETLNYCIQRCCELKANIVVNDETEQGERALLNFGHTFGHAIEAHLGYGSWLHGEAVAVGMLEAAELSKIFGNISIQDMARLERLIARANLPTISPDGMEPSEYLPYMWRDKKIVSGQLRLILLKALGQAYISVSATEQQVLDAIERFTQRSLQ; from the coding sequence ATGGTGCAAGTCAATGTGGAATTAAAAGAACGCCGTTATCCTATTTCTATTGGTTCAGGATTATTACAAGATCCCGCGAGCTATTTACCCTTAAAAATGGGTGATAAGGTAATGATTGTATCTAATCCTACTGTTGCTCAGCACTATTTAGCGATAGTTGAAGCGGCGTTAAAAATGCTAGGTTGCCAAGTTGATTCAGTATTAATTCCTGATGGAGAGCAGTATAAAACGTTAGATTCGTTGAATATGATCTTTACTGCATTATTGGAAAATAATCATAATCGTAACAGTACACTCATTGCTTTAGGCGGTGGTGTTATTGGCGATCTTGTTGGTTATGCGGCAGCATCTTATCAGCGTGGTATTCGTTTTATTCAAGTTCCAACTACTTTATTAGCTCAAGTAGATTCTTCCGTTGGCGGCAAAACAGCTGTCAATCATCCTTTAGGGAAAAATATGATTGGAGCGTTTTATCAACCTGTCTCAGTGATCATTGATACTGATACTTTAAAAACATTACCTAAACGTGAAATTAGCGCAGGTTTAGCGGAAGTAATTAAATATGGTGCAATTTTAGATATTGCTTTCTTTGAATGGCTTGAGCAACACATTGATAAATTAATAAAAGGCGAAGCAGAAACATTAAATTATTGTATTCAGCGTTGTTGTGAGCTTAAAGCCAATATAGTGGTAAATGATGAAACAGAGCAAGGCGAACGAGCGTTGTTGAATTTTGGGCATACTTTTGGGCACGCTATTGAGGCTCATTTGGGCTATGGAAGTTGGCTACATGGCGAAGCGGTTGCTGTTGGAATGCTAGAAGCCGCAGAACTTTCAAAAATATTTGGAAATATATCAATACAAGATATGGCTCGATTAGAGAGATTGATCGCTCGAGCAAATTTACCAACCATTTCCCCTGATGGAATGGAGCCTTCAGAATATCTACCTTATATGTGGCGAGATAAAAAAATTGTAAGCGGTCAGTTACGTCTTATTTTGTTAAAAGCACTAGGGCAAGCGTACATCAGTGTATCAGCAACAGAACAACAAGTGCTTGATGCGATTGAGCGTTTTACTCAGCGATCATTACAATGA
- a CDS encoding Dam family site-specific DNA-(adenine-N6)-methyltransferase produces MKSKQRPFLKWAGGKYRLIDDISRYLPKKTCLVEPFVGAGSVFLNTDFERYILADINPDLINLFNVVKHDVESYIEAVRKIFLHPQANTDFFYYEQRLKFNHSQDLFQRSVLFLYLNRFGFNGLCRYNQKREYNVPFGEYRTHYFPEKELRFFAEKAQRATFICMDFEHVFKMLFSTSDDYVVYCDPPYAPLVQESNFTQYAGGGFSLEQQRALAKQAKKAASGQIPVLISNHDTPFTREIYNGAKIKTFKVQRNIGQRADSRVKVDELFALFS; encoded by the coding sequence ATGAAAAGTAAGCAACGTCCGTTTTTGAAATGGGCGGGTGGAAAGTACCGCTTAATTGATGATATTTCTCGTTACCTGCCTAAAAAGACGTGTTTAGTTGAGCCTTTTGTTGGGGCCGGATCAGTTTTTCTAAATACAGATTTTGAGCGATATATTTTGGCGGATATCAATCCTGATCTGATCAATTTATTTAACGTAGTAAAACACGATGTTGAATCTTATATTGAGGCCGTTCGTAAAATTTTTCTCCACCCACAGGCAAATACCGATTTCTTCTACTATGAACAACGCCTGAAGTTCAATCATAGTCAGGATCTTTTTCAACGCTCGGTGCTTTTTCTCTATTTAAACCGTTTTGGATTCAATGGATTATGTCGTTATAATCAAAAACGGGAATATAATGTACCATTCGGTGAATATCGGACTCATTATTTTCCAGAAAAGGAGCTACGTTTTTTTGCAGAAAAGGCACAACGAGCCACTTTTATTTGCATGGATTTTGAACACGTATTTAAAATGCTTTTTTCAACGTCCGATGATTATGTGGTTTATTGTGATCCACCTTATGCGCCACTTGTACAAGAGAGTAATTTTACTCAATATGCTGGGGGAGGATTTAGCTTAGAGCAACAAAGAGCTCTTGCAAAACAAGCAAAGAAAGCGGCAAGCGGTCAGATTCCGGTATTAATTTCTAATCACGATACGCCCTTTACCCGTGAGATTTATAATGGTGCAAAAATTAAAACGTTCAAAGTTCAGCGTAATATTGGGCAACGTGCAGATTCTCGAGTCAAAGTAGATGAACTCTTTGCTCTTTTTTCTTAA
- a CDS encoding sodium-dependent transporter, whose protein sequence is MTNQMEKRQSWSSRLTYIMTVAGATVGFGATWRFPYLVGEHGGGAYVALFCLAMIVIGIPMILVENVIGRRMRVNAIDAFSGNANGKKIHSGWKILGYMGLLGSFGILAYYMVLGGWVLNYIGSFITGELDISSPVTVETTAAYFQQSIFNNPIAILGYTALFVVVNYVILVKGIVDGIERSVKYLMPLLFIFLIIMVVRNVTLPGALDGIKFYLMPDFSKITPSLFVFVLGQVFFALSLGFGVLITLSSYLDKNENLVKTAVITGVLNTVIALLAGFMIFPSLFSFGIAPNSGPTLVFQSLPIVFSNMWAGTAFAIIFFSLLIVAALTTSLTICEVIITALQEKTKMGRKKAILLTLIAIFVLGNIPSVLGDSVWKDVTIMGKSIFDAFDYISGNILFILTALGCTIFVGFVLKDDAKAELGASKGLTNLWFNYVKYVIPVIILIVFYNSL, encoded by the coding sequence ATGACAAATCAAATGGAGAAACGCCAATCGTGGTCAAGCCGATTGACGTATATTATGACAGTTGCAGGTGCAACAGTTGGCTTTGGTGCAACTTGGCGTTTTCCCTATTTAGTTGGAGAGCATGGTGGTGGAGCTTATGTCGCATTATTTTGTTTAGCGATGATTGTTATTGGTATTCCAATGATCTTAGTTGAAAATGTTATTGGGAGAAGAATGAGAGTTAATGCTATTGATGCTTTTTCGGGAAATGCGAATGGTAAAAAAATTCATTCAGGCTGGAAAATTCTAGGTTATATGGGGTTATTAGGCTCTTTTGGTATTCTAGCTTATTATATGGTGCTTGGTGGCTGGGTATTAAATTATATCGGTAGCTTTATTACCGGAGAATTAGATATTTCATCGCCTGTTACCGTTGAAACAACGGCCGCTTATTTCCAACAAAGTATTTTCAATAATCCTATCGCAATTTTAGGTTATACCGCATTATTTGTCGTAGTCAATTACGTTATCTTAGTAAAAGGTATCGTTGATGGTATTGAACGTTCAGTCAAATATTTAATGCCATTGCTGTTTATTTTCTTAATCATTATGGTTGTCAGAAATGTAACTTTACCAGGGGCACTAGACGGGATTAAATTTTATTTAATGCCAGATTTTTCTAAGATTACGCCTTCATTATTTGTTTTTGTTTTAGGGCAAGTCTTTTTTGCACTTAGCCTCGGTTTTGGCGTATTAATTACCCTTTCTAGCTATTTAGATAAAAATGAGAATTTAGTAAAAACAGCGGTTATTACTGGGGTATTAAATACGGTAATTGCATTATTGGCAGGGTTTATGATATTCCCATCACTTTTTAGCTTTGGTATTGCCCCAAACTCTGGCCCAACATTAGTTTTCCAAAGTTTACCGATTGTATTTTCAAATATGTGGGCAGGCACGGCTTTTGCGATTATTTTCTTTAGTTTATTAATCGTGGCTGCATTAACAACTTCCCTCACGATCTGTGAAGTAATTATTACGGCATTACAAGAAAAAACAAAAATGGGGCGTAAAAAAGCGATTTTATTAACGTTGATTGCTATTTTTGTATTGGGCAATATACCATCAGTGCTTGGCGATAGTGTATGGAAGGATGTAACAATTATGGGTAAAAGCATTTTTGATGCCTTTGATTATATAAGCGGTAACATTCTATTTATTTTAACCGCACTAGGCTGTACTATTTTTGTTGGATTTGTATTAAAAGATGATGCAAAAGCAGAATTAGGAGCGAGTAAAGGGTTAACAAATTTATGGTTTAACTATGTAAAATATGTAATTCCTGTCATTATTTTGATTGTGTTTTATAACTCGCTTTAA
- a CDS encoding Slam-dependent surface lipoprotein translates to MKKVTKFSLAILSSLVLAACSSGGGSGDNHSNNDAKQNTKPAVKPESAKPAVKPESAKPAVKPTNTDNKLSINKEGTGAVYIISDMDNNSKVTHKVLNNADNLNLIVVDGKPIRVSYEDIGIRAGYWARVNGSASCCGVFNSVRFGVIPSNGPEEKDYIFYNGKVSKNVPTSGTASYTGQFVITGNAKQFDDEDYLFGDAKFKADFTNKQLKGSLEEASLKPIAVEAKIDGNAFSGSASSADFSTKANVEGKFFGENAKELGGIFDDGKNWGGAFGASK, encoded by the coding sequence ATGAAAAAAGTAACTAAATTTAGTCTTGCTATTTTATCTAGTTTAGTTTTAGCTGCTTGTAGTAGCGGTGGTGGTAGTGGCGATAATCATTCAAATAATGATGCTAAACAAAATACTAAACCAGCGGTAAAACCAGAATCAGCTAAACCAGCGGTAAAACCAGAATCAGCTAAACCAGCGGTAAAACCAACAAATACAGATAATAAACTTTCTATAAATAAAGAAGGAACTGGTGCCGTTTATATTATTTCTGATATGGATAATAATTCCAAAGTTACTCATAAAGTTCTTAATAATGCGGACAATCTTAACTTAATTGTAGTTGATGGGAAACCTATTCGTGTTTCATATGAAGATATAGGTATTCGTGCAGGTTATTGGGCAAGAGTAAATGGTTCGGCAAGCTGTTGTGGGGTATTTAATAGTGTACGTTTTGGTGTAATTCCAAGTAATGGACCAGAAGAAAAAGATTATATTTTCTATAATGGTAAAGTTTCAAAAAATGTACCAACATCTGGTACGGCTTCTTACACTGGACAATTTGTTATTACAGGTAACGCTAAGCAGTTTGATGATGAAGATTACTTATTTGGAGATGCTAAATTTAAAGCAGACTTTACTAATAAACAGTTAAAAGGTTCGTTAGAAGAAGCATCTTTGAAGCCAATCGCTGTTGAAGCAAAAATTGATGGTAATGCTTTCTCTGGTAGTGCAAGTTCTGCGGATTTTAGTACTAAAGCTAATGTAGAAGGTAAATTCTTCGGTGAAAATGCGAAAGAGCTTGGCGGTATTTTTGACGATGGTAAAAATTGGGGCGGTGCATTTGGCGCATCTAAATAA
- a CDS encoding Slam-dependent surface lipoprotein codes for MMKPTKFCLTILAGFVITACNSGGSDDGKSAKARIETLKVETPKVETPKVEIPKVEAPKVETPKVETPKVEAPKVEAPKVEAPKVEAPKVEASKVEAPKVEAPKVEAPKVEAPKVESPKVEAPKVEAPKVEAPKAEMPKVETPKVEAPKVETPKVEAPKVEAPKVEAPKVEAPKVEAPKVEAPKVEAPKVEAPKVETPKVEAPKVEAPKVEESESLKIEDTSVTGGAYISNGVNYIKKELNNADNIHAIIIDGKTLLVSEENSNRLGNFISYGPQSNDSRVSSTLVKDEEGNHIYAYNGHPTKEMPVSGNAVYKGEFFARGPFEFQLNPDSRETMGSSEFNVDFTNKQLLGELKSIGGEVIPSINVNAKLEGNRFMGDVSSELFKENGRIEGQFYGKNAEEIGGIFTDDKTFIGVVGAKKETLEPNK; via the coding sequence ATGATGAAGCCTACCAAATTTTGTTTGACTATTTTAGCTGGATTCGTGATTACTGCTTGTAATAGCGGTGGTTCAGATGATGGTAAATCTGCTAAAGCAAGAATAGAAACACTGAAAGTAGAAACACCGAAAGTAGAAACACCGAAAGTAGAAATACCGAAAGTGGAAGCCCCGAAAGTAGAAACACCGAAAGTAGAAACACCGAAAGTGGAAGCACCGAAAGTGGAAGCACCGAAAGTGGAAGCCCCGAAAGTGGAAGCCCCGAAAGTGGAAGCCTCGAAAGTGGAAGCCCCGAAGGTGGAAGCCCCGAAAGTGGAAGCCCCGAAAGTGGAAGCCCCGAAAGTGGAATCCCCGAAAGTGGAAGCCCCGAAAGTGGAAGCCCCGAAAGTGGAAGCACCGAAAGCTGAAATGCCAAAAGTAGAAACACCGAAAGTAGAAGCCCCGAAAGTAGAAACACCGAAAGTGGAAGCACCGAAAGTGGAAGCACCGAAAGTGGAAGCACCGAAAGTGGAAGCACCGAAAGTAGAAGCTCCGAAAGTAGAAGCTCCGAAAGTGGAAGCACCGAAAGTGGAAGCACCGAAAGTAGAAACACCGAAAGTGGAAGCACCGAAAGTGGAAGCACCAAAAGTAGAAGAATCTGAATCTCTCAAAATAGAGGATACATCAGTTACTGGGGGAGCATATATTTCGAATGGCGTTAATTACATCAAAAAAGAGTTAAATAATGCGGATAATATTCATGCAATTATTATTGATGGTAAAACACTATTGGTAAGCGAGGAGAATTCTAATCGGCTAGGTAATTTTATTAGCTATGGCCCTCAGTCTAATGATTCACGAGTAAGCTCTACGTTAGTTAAAGATGAGGAAGGAAATCATATCTATGCTTATAATGGCCATCCAACCAAAGAGATGCCAGTTTCTGGTAATGCTGTTTATAAGGGGGAATTCTTTGCAAGAGGTCCATTTGAATTTCAACTAAATCCCGATAGCCGTGAAACTATGGGAAGTTCAGAGTTTAATGTAGACTTTACGAATAAGCAATTATTGGGTGAACTAAAATCTATAGGGGGAGAGGTTATTCCTTCAATTAATGTTAATGCAAAATTAGAAGGTAACCGTTTTATGGGGGACGTTAGCTCAGAATTATTTAAAGAAAATGGTAGAATTGAAGGGCAATTCTACGGGAAAAATGCTGAAGAGATAGGTGGAATTTTTACTGATGATAAAACATTTATTGGCGTAGTTGGTGCTAAAAAAGAAACATTAGAACCTAATAAGTAA
- the rluB gene encoding 23S rRNA pseudouridine(2605) synthase RluB, translating to MNTFHKPTDRKRSANGKNNISRPQAKKTIRPALTKKSKKPTARPLSTDTIDNKKPEKIIGEKLQKILARAGKGSRREIEAVISQGRVSVDGKIATLGDRVLVSSSTKIRIDGHLVNLTTTQKEICRVLMYYKPEGELCTRSDPEGRATVFDRLPRLTGARWIAVGRLDINTSGLLLFTTDGELANRLMHPSRKVEREYSVRVFGEVDEAMLQRLRKNVQLEDGPAHFKQIKVVGGTGLNQWFDVTLTEGRNREVRRLWESQGIQVSRLIRIRYGNIKLEKSLPRGGWEEMGLEQVNYLRELVGLPAETETKIDVTKNRRRTNAHQIRKAVKQHTKYRKN from the coding sequence ATGAATACATTTCATAAACCGACCGACCGCAAGCGGTCTGCTAATGGGAAAAATAACATATCACGCCCACAAGCCAAAAAAACTATTCGTCCAGCATTAACAAAAAAAAGCAAGAAACCGACCGCTCGTCCACTATCTACTGACACAATAGATAATAAAAAGCCTGAAAAAATAATTGGCGAGAAATTACAGAAAATTCTTGCCCGTGCAGGAAAAGGCTCTCGCCGAGAAATAGAAGCTGTTATTTCTCAAGGAAGAGTCAGTGTTGATGGAAAAATTGCCACCTTAGGTGATCGTGTATTAGTTAGTTCTAGCACTAAAATTCGAATTGATGGACATTTAGTCAATCTCACAACCACACAAAAAGAAATTTGCCGTGTCTTAATGTATTATAAACCTGAAGGTGAACTTTGTACCAGATCCGATCCTGAAGGGCGAGCAACCGTATTTGACCGCTTACCGAGATTAACGGGGGCTCGTTGGATTGCTGTTGGGCGTTTAGATATCAATACTTCAGGATTACTTCTTTTTACTACTGACGGAGAGCTCGCCAACCGCTTAATGCACCCGAGCCGTAAAGTTGAACGTGAATATTCCGTTCGTGTCTTTGGTGAAGTTGATGAAGCGATGCTTCAACGTTTACGAAAGAATGTCCAATTAGAAGATGGCCCTGCTCATTTTAAACAGATAAAAGTTGTGGGTGGAACAGGGCTGAACCAGTGGTTTGACGTAACTCTAACGGAAGGACGAAACCGTGAAGTCCGTCGTTTATGGGAATCACAAGGCATTCAAGTAAGCCGTCTTATTCGTATTCGCTACGGAAATATTAAGTTAGAAAAAAGCCTACCTCGTGGAGGTTGGGAAGAAATGGGATTAGAACAAGTCAATTATTTAAGAGAACTTGTTGGTTTACCTGCTGAAACTGAAACAAAAATTGATGTAACTAAAAATCGTCGCCGAACGAATGCTCATCAAATCCGTAAAGCCGTTAAACAACACACAAAATATCGTAAAAATTAA
- a CDS encoding L-threonylcarbamoyladenylate synthase, producing MSQFFYIHPDNPQPRLINQVVEILKQGGVIVYPTDSGYALGCQLSDKQAMDKILAIRRLPENHNFTLICSDLSELSNYALVNNQAYRLIKNNVPNPYTFILSATKEVPRRLLTKRKTIGIRVPDNAIALALIQTLGEPILSCSLILPNEENTQSDPDVIRDTLEHRVDLIIHGGYLGQSPTTVVDLSEDVPHIIRVGSADPTPFS from the coding sequence ATGAGCCAGTTTTTCTATATTCACCCCGATAATCCTCAGCCCCGTCTAATCAACCAAGTTGTTGAAATCCTAAAACAGGGCGGAGTCATCGTCTATCCAACAGATTCTGGCTATGCACTTGGTTGCCAATTAAGCGATAAACAAGCAATGGATAAAATTCTTGCTATCCGCCGTTTACCTGAAAATCATAATTTTACCTTAATATGTAGTGATTTATCTGAACTTTCAAATTATGCTCTTGTAAATAATCAAGCCTATCGTTTAATTAAAAATAACGTACCTAATCCCTATACTTTTATTCTTTCGGCAACAAAAGAAGTACCACGTCGTTTACTGACTAAACGTAAAACCATTGGTATTCGTGTTCCCGATAATGCCATTGCTTTGGCATTGATACAAACACTTGGTGAACCAATTCTCTCTTGTTCATTAATCTTGCCAAATGAAGAAAATACACAATCCGATCCCGATGTTATTCGAGATACTTTAGAACATCGAGTAGATTTAATTATTCACGGTGGATATTTAGGGCAATCACCAACAACCGTTGTCGATCTGAGTGAAGATGTACCCCACATTATTCGAGTTGGCTCAGCCGATCCGACACCTTTTAGTTAA